Part of the Desulfuromonadales bacterium genome is shown below.
TTCGCGCCGCACGGCCGCCAGCAGGGCCAGGGCGTTGCCCAGCAGGGCCGCCGCACCGACGGTGGCGAGGGCCCGCTGGACGGCGCCGAAGCGCCAGAACAGCATGCAGACGGCCGCCGTCGTTACCGGAAGGACGATGGGGAGAACCAGAAGCAGCTGCATCAATCGGTTGACCTCATATCGTCGAGATTATCCACGCCAAGGGTCTCGGCGGCGCGCCGCAGGAGCACGAGGATGAAGGCCAGGACACCGAAAGAGATGACGATGGCAGTCAGGATGAGTGCCTGGGGCACGGGGTCGGCGAAAGGGACCGCCGGACGGACAGCCCCTGTCTCGACGAGTGGAGCGCGCCCCGGGGTCAGCCCGGCGGCGACGAAGATCAGCAGGTTCACGGCATTGGCCAGCAACCCCAGGCCGATGGCCAGCTTAACCGGACTCGGTCGCAGCAGCATGAAAATGCCGGCGGCATAGAGGCCGCCGATGACGATCGCCATCAACAATTCCATTATTCCCGCTCCGCCATGGTCAGGATCATGGCCAGGGTCGCCCCCAGCACCACCAGGTAGATACCC
Proteins encoded:
- a CDS encoding NADH-quinone oxidoreductase subunit K, coding for MELLMAIVIGGLYAAGIFMLLRPSPVKLAIGLGLLANAVNLLIFVAAGLTPGRAPLVETGAVRPAVPFADPVPQALILTAIVISFGVLAFILVLLRRAAETLGVDNLDDMRSTD